The segment TGTGGCACGGCATCCATCACCCTACCAAGGAAGAAGTTCTGGGTGCCTGACATCGTCATCGATGAATTGTGAGTTACTTTGCTGTCTAATTTATATAAATGATATAGATTGTTCTTATATAAAATTGACTATAGTTATCTAGGTAAAGACTGGGTAATGGGGTAATTGAGGACTTATAATACTGTATATAATTTATAATACTGTTATATAATTTCAAAACAATTGTGTTTTAAATCCTCCTGTTCAGTGTGGATGAAAACAATGCCCCGGAGACCTTCTACGTCTCGGTGAGCCACACTGGGGTTGTACAAGATTCCTTGCCAGTGGAGGTCATCAGCTCCTGCAATTTGGACATCTACAACTTTCCTTTCGACATCCAGAACTGCTCCTACACCTTCAACTCCTGGATACACCACGGTGAGATGCCCAGGTGTTTCTAGCCATCGGTCTGACCTTTAAAATGCATAAAAATACAATGCCGTTCACTGAAAAATAAGATTAATGGTTTAAAGGGGTTCTGTCTGAAATATCTAACAGAAATAATCTAATAACTTATAAATGACACCATGATAATTAAAAAAGTGAAAGTAAACATATGGCAAAAAATTGAAGTCATGTTGTAATGAAATCATAAGTGTTTTAGGAGGGCTGGTGATAAATTAGTAGTAAactttatttttactttttttgatGCATTTTGTTCTTGTGTGCTTGCAGCTGATGAAATTCAGCTCTCATTTGGAAAGCAGGTGGAGGAGATGTTCAACAGGTCCAAAAAGGTCATAGCCACCATGGGGGAGTGGGAACTCATAGACATGAAGGCCTACAAGCATGATTTAGTCAACTTTGATGAGTCCAAACGCGAACAACTCACCTACTTCGTGAGCCCACTCTACCGactaaaacacatatattcattAAATGAAGGTTGAGTGCGACTGCACATGTTACTTAAAtacaagtttgtttgtttgattgtttgtttgtttgtttgttttttagatTGCCCTTAGGCGTCAACCAACCATGTATGTGGTGAACCTGCTGATCCCCAGCTTCTTCCTCATCACAGTGGACCTCTTCagcttcctcctccccccacagaACGTGGACCGATCCGCCTTCAAAATGACTCTCATCCTGGGCTACACCGTCTTCCTGCTGCTCATGAACGACCTGCTGCCTGTCACAGGAAACAccataccactcatcagtaagTTGAACAGTGTCCGCCAGTGGGGTTTAGAATGGTACAAGCATTTTAGCAACAGTCTAACATAGGGTAGGAAACATCATTTGACAAGAGCAAAATTCCAGAGATGTTTTCACCTAGGAGGGAAAAACCAAGAATATTCCTGTCCTCAGTGCAAACTTTTAGAGCTGTCCTCTCATTGGAGAAAAGATTCCATAACTGTTTAGAGCCAGGACTTCCTGTGTTATCCTCAATCTGGACTTCTACTGTCTCTCTagatgtgtttttctccctgtgCCTGACTCGAGACCATTCTCATCACTAACATCTACTGTCTCTCTagatgtgtttttctccctgtgCCTCTCAAGACCATTCTCATCACTAACATCTACTGTCTCTCTagatgtgtttttctccctgtgCCTGACTCGAGACCATTCTCATCACGAACATCTACTGTCTCTCTagatgtgtttttctccctgtgCCTGACTCGAGACCATTCTCATCACGAACATCTACTGTCTCTCTagatgtgtttttctccctgtgCCTGACTCGAGACCATTCTCATCACTAACATCTACTGTCTCTCTagatgtgtttttctccctgtgCCTGGCTCTTATGGTGGGAAGCCTCCTCGAGACCATTCTCATCACTAACATGCTAAGTGGCTCCATTCGTGACCTCCCTCTGCCGACCTGGATAAGAGTCATTTTCCTAAACTTCCTTGCACCACTAGTCTGCATGGGAAAGAAAGGTAGTGAAGGCACTCCTTCTCAAAAACAAGGTACTGAAAAgcagaataaataaaaaaaaaatttggtgACTGACACACATTTGTAGGTTCAGAAAACAattagcaaaaaaaatgataaacagAATAGCTTGGAGTCTGTAGAGTCTGTGTTGACTGTGGATTCACATACATTATGATGGAAATGTTACAAACAAATCAGTTTTTGAGTATGAAGTATCATTGTAATGTTTCATAAGActtttattattcatttattatttattcatcatGAATTAAATCAACAGAAAGCTACGGAGAGAACCCCGCCGATCCCTCGAAGGGAGAGAGTCGACATGGGACCAGAGACGCTAAAGAGTCTCAGACTGCAGACCCCAGCCTGCTGGAGGTCAAACACCTGAGAGAAGAGCTACGAGACGTCCAAAGACAGCTGGAGAAACCCGACACAACGGACCACACTGCAGAGGACTGGATGTGCATCGCGCTGGTCATTGACCGCTTCTTATTTTGTAGTTATGtcatctttctcctcttcagctccatTGCTATATTGGTGATATGGATTTCCATGTACGGTGACTCCCAGGATCACTGAGCTGGATCTGTCAGTGGGTTAGCCCTAATCCATGTTATGAAGTACAGTACAGGTCATGATCAAGATATCACTTAGGATATTAAATCAAGCAATAATTTTTCCTGCGTATCCATCCAATAATATCCAAAAAGGCTATTAATGTTATAGTAACAGTGATAGTAAGAGCACATCTATACAATTCATActgctaaataaataacaacTTGCTTGCTAGATTGCTGTTGAAGTCAACCACAAATTATGATGGTAACATGCAACTGTAGTCTTTGTGAAACAGGCATTCCAATAACAATTGTATTCACACAGATCATTTGTTCATAACAGCTGGGTAGTTGTCTTGACATAATTTGACATGTTAAGtgtttaatcaatcaatcaaccaatcaacaaTCAATGCTTTGTGTGGTATGTgaataaaagggaaataaaaccTGAACCATTTGATTCACATTTAATCTTGCCTTTGTTGAAAATACTTCACTTTTAAGACATAGGTTTGACTTTACTACACTCTACAACCCACACATTTACAACTTCATCACGAATATAATACAACCTCTTACACTGGATTGCATTTATCTCACTCGAATTTgacattcactctttctctttctcatccctgTCCACCATCATCACCTCACAAGCACTGCATATGAAATAAAACGTATAACAAGAATCCATGTCCTATGTCATCCAGTGTGACCAAAGTAAACTGTAGTTAACATGATTATCTCAAACTTGTGGTAATATGAAACTCACGGGGGACGTTGTGGATAAGAGAATCATGGTTAATGCAGGATTGTTCTAGGACTAGGTCTTCTCCGAATGCTGCAGAGTTTCACTGAATTGaatttctttataatgaccgCTGCAAAAACTTAATGACAGCTGCCactggcaacgggttttgtgcttctatttcacatctttcatatcatttcgCAAATAATCTGTACACTTCTCATAACAGATATTCGGTGTGACTTAAAGTTAGCAAGTACGACGTTgttacgcaacacctgaaactttaaagttctatttgcatgaAGAACTACAGTATTTTACAGTACTACAGTCATGAAACTGCAACAAAAAAGAtacattttggaggaatgtcttttatcgttgttgcaagtaaccgtataatatgCAGGATAATGCATAATCAGTcggtcagtatcggaaaaaTTAATCCCTTCAGGACCATACAGGCAGGCTGTCAGTGCTCATTTTTCGAGAATGACCAGCGGACTATACATAAGGCCTCTCCCGTACATACCCATTCATGCCATGATAGTCTTCACTCACAAACTAATATCATTATATAAATGATGTACATTACCCAGTATGACTTTGGGACTGGTgaacatttacaaatacatgAGAGGTTCAGAAGGACTTACTGAAAGGtctatctccctgtctcactcaaCTCAGCATCATTGGCAAAACCACTTTGGTGTTACCAGTTTCAGAAGTTTTACCCCAAATATTCAAAGCTGTAAGCATCACAGACATCTGCATATGCAGACTCCAAGAGCCCATTTACCGAGGGGAGCATCAGGGGGGGGTAATGTTTGCTCaaatcactcatacacacgcacacacataacccacattagggttagggttacagAAGGGAGCACCAGGGTATGTAATGTTTGCTCAAATCATGGCACCTGGTCactcatacgcacgcacacgcttAAACCACGTCCCCTCTGCCCTTCATGTCTGCCGCTGTCTAGTCCACAGTCTGAGTGATGTTCTTCTCTCCCCATGTGGCCACATCTTCACCTCAGCACGTACTGGAGAACCACCCGACAGCCGCAGGAAAATGCCGGGCCACCATTGCATTTGCttgctgttttttctctccctgcGAAGCACCCAGACATTTGCATTACTACACCACGTCTCTGTCACACTTTGGATTGCGCTtgcaacacagagaaacagacgcAAAACAGACGCATGGAAATTAAGGTGTCTGTCTTATTTGTCTATGGAAATGAGCTGTCAAAGGAGTTGAGATGATTAAATACTTATGAGTGATATaaaaacaacactcacacaaacacaaacacatacaatagATTGTATATCGCTAAGCCCAAGTCAGAAGTTCTGAGGCAATGGTTTGCACACATCTATCAAAGGTAAAATTATATTTATCACAGTAAGCTTTGTATTAATACATTTGTGACTGCTGTACAGTATTTGCATTTATATGTCTATTCATTCAGTGCCTGTGTGCCTAACCATCCTCTTCTAATATTTCATCTAACCAATGACTGAACTAAATCAAATTTGTCTATGTATTACAGTGTCAAAAATGGAATTGCTGTCACAGAGTACCCCTGTCCATCTGTAGTCTATTTATACATGGTAAGATAGCATTTATGTACTGTGGTTTAAATGGTATATTTATATGGTATAAAGAAAGATTTAATCCTGAGTGTTTTCTAATGATGTTGTGTACTCTTTCCATCCAGTTCCTTTTGTCTGGCCTTTTCTTGCATTAGTTTACATTTCTATTTCAACACGAAATGTAAACAGCTTAATAAAACTACTGCGGTACAGAAAGTACTGTAGCTAACtaatacagatagatagatacagaaGTAATTTAGTACTAATTAGTACAGAAATACTGGGAAACTATTTCCTCTGCCTTTAAATACTGAACTCTAAGTTTCCTCAGCATTGTACTTGAATCCTGTGGTGACTTTAAACAGCTTTGTGCTTGAATCCTTTGGTGACTTTAAACAGCTTTGTGCTTGAATCCTGTGGTGACTTTAAACAGCTTTGTGCTTGAATCCTGTAATGGCTCTAAACTGCTCGGAGCCAACTACACAATCTCTTCTTGCTGCCTTCAATGCCAACATCTTTAACTTGATCGATGTGCGTCCTGTGAACCACCTGCAAACGACTACCAACATTAGTATATACTTC is part of the Clupea harengus unplaced genomic scaffold, Ch_v2.0.2, whole genome shotgun sequence genome and harbors:
- the LOC122130617 gene encoding 5-hydroxytryptamine receptor 3A-like; the protein is MAAVRPVNNLNTPTNVSISFTLYGILGVTWEIEFLSWDPVECGTASITLPRKKFWVPDIVIDEFVDENNAPETFYVSVSHTGVVQDSLPVEVISSCNLDIYNFPFDIQNCSYTFNSWIHHADEIQLSFGKQVEEMFNRSKKVIATMGEWELIDMKAYKHDLVNFDESKREQLTYFIALRRQPTMYVVNLLIPSFFLITVDLFSFLLPPQNVDRSAFKMTLILGYTVFLLLMNDLLPVTGNTIPLISKLNSTILITNIYCLSRCVFLPVPDSRPFSSLTSTVSLDVFFSLCLALMVGSLLETILITNMLSGSIRDLPLPTWIRVIFLNFLAPLVCMGKKGSEGTPSQKQESYGENPADPSKGESRHGTRDAKESQTADPSLLEVKHLREELRDVQRQLEKPDTTDHTAEDWMCIALVIDRFLFCSYVIFLLFSSIAILVIWISMYGDSQDH